From Jeotgalibaca dankookensis, one genomic window encodes:
- a CDS encoding class I SAM-dependent DNA methyltransferase: protein MSYQTFAHFYDKVMDQTVYDDWMAFIARYRAHSKPLSILELACGTGQVAVQLAKAGHEVTGFDLSDDMLVLANERMIAEGVNFSLIQGDMRDIGQVGKFDLCTCFSDSLCYLDNEADLQDVFDGVYKNLQEDGLFLFDVHSLYQMREVFPGYQYIYQDQEDVFLWESFEGDLENSVEHVLTFFVPNKNGTFNRLQEVHQERVFEIDVYKKILKRAGFETVEVSSDFGRSTVEAESPRWFFVCQK, encoded by the coding sequence ATGAGCTACCAAACTTTTGCTCACTTCTATGATAAAGTGATGGACCAGACGGTATATGATGATTGGATGGCTTTTATTGCCCGTTACAGGGCGCATTCAAAACCATTATCAATATTAGAACTCGCATGTGGAACTGGACAGGTTGCAGTTCAACTTGCTAAAGCGGGTCATGAGGTAACCGGATTTGACTTGTCTGATGATATGCTTGTGCTCGCCAATGAAAGAATGATCGCTGAAGGTGTCAATTTTTCCCTTATACAAGGTGATATGCGTGATATAGGTCAAGTAGGTAAGTTTGATTTATGTACATGCTTCTCAGATTCACTCTGTTATTTAGATAATGAAGCAGATTTGCAGGATGTTTTTGATGGTGTCTATAAAAATCTTCAAGAAGATGGTTTGTTTCTATTTGATGTTCATTCACTCTATCAAATGCGAGAAGTATTCCCAGGTTACCAATATATCTATCAAGACCAAGAAGATGTTTTCTTGTGGGAAAGCTTTGAAGGAGACCTTGAAAACTCAGTGGAGCATGTATTAACTTTCTTTGTTCCGAATAAAAACGGGACATTTAATCGTCTCCAAGAAGTTCATCAAGAACGGGTATTCGAAATAGATGTTTACAAAAAAATACTTAAACGAGCAGGATTTGAAACAGTTGAAGTAAGTTCCGATTTTGGTCGTTCAACTGTGGAAGCAGAAAGTCCCCGTTGGTTTTTTGTTTGTCAAAAATAA
- a CDS encoding nucleotidyltransferase, with translation MKSCGIIAEYNPFHSGHAYHLQEARRQSGADILTVAMSGNFTQRGEPAIFDKWQRARAALENGADLVVENPVLGSAQASDLFAKSGVRILQALACDWIAFGAENGSSQEFSELAQALVEQEATINQTFHQVKNDGRSYAVQMNEAIQKVMKPSRIALEQPNNQLALAYLKENVSYPHPMQALAILRRGADHHAQQAVSTHFASGTSLRLLLLAKEYDNLEQWVPNAKTLKVLEPLDWEKYWPFLRYQIILQSHADLQSIYQMEEGIEYRLKDKIKQADSFASFIGLVKNKRWTWVRLQRLCLYVLLGIKKEEVLSFYKNEPVLRILGFNKKGQAYLNQLKHQRDLTIVTNLNKKTASLLPVEIRADRIYILPSGKEQNFSRIPIMVS, from the coding sequence ATGAAGAGTTGTGGTATTATAGCAGAATACAATCCTTTTCATAGTGGGCATGCTTATCACCTACAAGAAGCACGTCGTCAATCAGGGGCAGATATTTTAACCGTAGCGATGAGTGGAAACTTTACTCAACGAGGTGAACCGGCTATCTTTGATAAGTGGCAACGAGCACGAGCAGCTTTGGAAAACGGGGCTGATTTGGTAGTTGAAAATCCTGTCTTGGGCAGTGCACAGGCGAGTGATCTTTTTGCGAAATCTGGAGTGAGAATTTTACAGGCATTAGCCTGTGACTGGATTGCTTTTGGAGCGGAAAATGGATCATCTCAAGAGTTTTCAGAACTAGCTCAAGCATTAGTTGAACAAGAAGCTACAATTAATCAAACATTCCATCAAGTAAAAAATGATGGCCGTTCTTATGCCGTTCAGATGAATGAGGCTATTCAGAAAGTAATGAAGCCTTCGCGTATTGCTTTAGAGCAACCTAATAATCAGTTAGCGCTTGCTTATCTAAAAGAGAATGTTTCTTATCCACATCCGATGCAAGCTCTTGCTATATTAAGACGTGGCGCTGACCACCATGCCCAACAAGCAGTTTCTACTCATTTTGCCAGTGGAACGAGTTTACGTTTATTGCTCTTAGCTAAGGAATATGATAATCTTGAACAGTGGGTTCCGAATGCAAAGACACTAAAAGTTTTAGAACCCCTTGATTGGGAAAAATATTGGCCTTTCCTAAGGTACCAAATCATCTTACAGAGCCATGCTGACTTGCAATCTATTTATCAGATGGAAGAAGGCATTGAGTACAGGCTGAAAGATAAAATTAAACAGGCAGATTCTTTTGCGAGTTTTATTGGTTTGGTAAAAAATAAACGTTGGACTTGGGTTCGTTTACAGAGACTTTGTTTGTATGTTCTCTTAGGAATAAAAAAAGAAGAAGTCCTTTCTTTCTATAAGAATGAACCTGTTTTGCGCATACTTGGTTTTAATAAAAAAGGACAAGCTTATTTAAATCAACTGAAGCACCAAAGGGATTTAACAATAGTCACGAATTTAAATAAAAAGACGGCATCTTTATTACCAGTAGAAATTCGTGCTGACCGTATTTATATTTTGCCAAGTGGAAAAGAACAAAATTTTAGTCGTATTCCTATTATGGTTTCATAG
- a CDS encoding YceD family protein, translating into MKWTLKEIKEHRDEPVYFSETVNREASLMKRDNEILAVSDIKATGFLLYENQSVLANFQIDYTITLPSSRSLEPVELALTVPIFETYVEDEEDIDGFDNPEDVIIPIENGEIDLVPAIEDMILLSIPVQVLTAEEIASGRMPQGESWSVVTEDDYEQQRAKEKEEQDDPRFAGLKALLEDEENLD; encoded by the coding sequence ATGAAATGGACCTTAAAAGAAATCAAAGAACATCGAGATGAACCCGTTTATTTTTCAGAAACGGTTAATCGGGAAGCGTCATTGATGAAGAGGGATAACGAAATTTTGGCAGTTTCAGATATTAAAGCAACTGGCTTTTTATTATATGAAAACCAATCCGTACTGGCCAATTTCCAGATCGATTATACGATCACCCTACCTTCGTCACGTTCTTTGGAGCCAGTAGAGCTAGCGTTAACTGTTCCGATTTTTGAAACTTACGTAGAAGATGAGGAAGATATCGATGGTTTTGATAACCCAGAAGATGTCATTATTCCAATCGAAAACGGTGAGATCGATTTAGTTCCAGCTATCGAAGACATGATTCTACTTTCAATTCCTGTCCAAGTTTTAACGGCAGAAGAAATAGCATCTGGTCGTATGCCGCAAGGCGAAAGTTGGAGTGTCGTTACAGAAGATGACTACGAGCAACAAAGAGCGAAGGAAAAAGAAGAGCAAGATGATCCGCGCTTCGCAGGATTAAAGGCACTTCTTGAAGACGAAGAAAACTTAGATTGA
- the rpmF gene encoding 50S ribosomal protein L32, with translation MAVPKRRTSKARKAKRRTHIKLEVPGMTLCPNCGEFKKSHHVCASCGHYDGKEIVSKEA, from the coding sequence ATGGCAGTACCTAAAAGAAGAACATCTAAAGCGCGTAAAGCGAAAAGACGTACACATATCAAATTGGAAGTTCCAGGCATGACACTTTGTCCAAATTGTGGCGAATTCAAAAAGAGCCATCACGTGTGTGCTTCATGTGGTCACTATGACGGCAAAGAAATTGTTTCAAAAGAAGCATAA
- a CDS encoding DUF3397 family protein gives MLEVFLYIIPIAEILLIHFFFKPYLRYKDHFRLSVTDVVLPIILVGMHILSVRLLSFSILPYYLFLICLSGLLITFYFEKKQNKKPINKIISVVFKLSFLVGFLSYYGIVIARIIQFIRG, from the coding sequence TTGTTAGAAGTTTTTCTGTATATCATTCCGATTGCAGAAATATTATTGATTCATTTTTTCTTTAAACCTTATTTGCGTTATAAGGATCATTTTAGACTATCTGTTACGGATGTAGTACTTCCAATTATTCTAGTTGGAATGCACATTTTAAGCGTGCGTTTGCTTTCTTTTAGTATTCTGCCATATTATTTATTTTTAATTTGTTTAAGCGGACTCTTGATTACATTTTATTTTGAAAAAAAGCAAAATAAAAAGCCTATAAATAAAATTATATCAGTTGTTTTCAAACTATCATTTTTGGTCGGTTTTCTCAGTTACTATGGCATTGTAATTGCAAGAATAATTCAATTTATAAGAGGATAA
- the mraZ gene encoding division/cell wall cluster transcriptional repressor MraZ codes for MLMGEYRHNMDTKGRIIIPAKFREELGPSLVLTRGLDGCLFGYPMSQWQVLQDKLKQLPLAKKDARSFVRFFYSAAVEVEIDKQGRINIPKTLLEYANIQKECHVIGVSDRIEIWSSEKWESFAEAAEETFEEIAENMIDFGL; via the coding sequence ATGTTGATGGGCGAATATAGACACAATATGGATACAAAAGGCCGAATTATTATACCGGCAAAATTTAGGGAAGAATTAGGCCCATCTCTCGTCTTAACGAGAGGACTAGACGGGTGTTTATTTGGTTACCCCATGAGTCAGTGGCAGGTCCTTCAAGATAAATTAAAGCAGTTACCACTCGCTAAAAAAGATGCACGCTCCTTCGTTCGTTTTTTCTATTCAGCTGCGGTTGAAGTAGAAATAGATAAACAAGGTCGAATTAATATTCCCAAAACCCTACTTGAATACGCCAACATACAAAAGGAATGTCATGTTATTGGTGTTTCAGACCGTATTGAAATTTGGAGTAGTGAGAAATGGGAAAGTTTTGCTGAAGCAGCAGAAGAAACGTTTGAAGAAATTGCAGAAAATATGATTGATTTCGGATTGTAG
- the rsmH gene encoding 16S rRNA (cytosine(1402)-N(4))-methyltransferase RsmH, translating to MTEYEHYSVLLEEAIEGLAIKPNGIYVDCTLGGGGHSLKILEKLNEEGHLYAFDQDRVAIENAERELATYIEKGQVTLIKSNFRNLREELENRSITSVDGILYDLGVSSPQLDEAERGFSYRFDATLDMRMDQDQELTAYTIVNEWSYEKLVKIFYRYGEEKFSKQIARRIERIREDKPIQTTSELVDIIRDSIPAAARRKGGHPGKRIFQALRIAVNDELGAIAESLEDALDLLNVGGRISVITFQSLEDRIVKTMFKEVSSREEIPANLPLLPSQMEVDYKLINRKPILPSENELNQNKRSQSSKLRVIERRKK from the coding sequence ATGACTGAATATGAACATTATAGCGTTCTTTTAGAAGAAGCGATAGAAGGCTTGGCAATCAAACCAAACGGTATTTATGTTGATTGTACACTAGGTGGTGGCGGTCACAGCCTTAAAATATTAGAAAAATTAAATGAAGAGGGGCATCTCTACGCCTTTGATCAAGATCGTGTTGCGATTGAAAATGCTGAACGCGAATTAGCTACTTATATTGAAAAAGGGCAAGTCACCTTGATTAAATCTAATTTCAGAAACTTAAGAGAAGAATTAGAAAACAGAAGCATCACTAGTGTTGATGGCATCCTTTATGATTTGGGTGTATCTTCTCCGCAACTTGATGAAGCGGAAAGAGGTTTTAGTTATCGATTTGATGCAACCTTAGATATGCGTATGGATCAAGATCAAGAGTTAACGGCTTACACAATCGTGAATGAATGGTCTTATGAAAAATTAGTAAAAATATTTTATCGTTATGGAGAGGAAAAATTTTCCAAGCAAATTGCGCGTCGAATTGAGCGTATTCGTGAAGACAAGCCAATCCAGACAACAAGTGAACTCGTTGATATCATCCGTGATAGTATCCCAGCAGCTGCTCGAAGAAAGGGTGGACACCCAGGCAAACGGATTTTCCAAGCTTTACGAATTGCTGTAAACGATGAATTAGGTGCCATTGCAGAGTCTTTAGAAGATGCATTGGATTTACTGAACGTTGGAGGAAGAATCAGTGTTATTACCTTCCAATCACTAGAAGATCGTATTGTTAAAACGATGTTTAAAGAAGTTTCATCTAGGGAAGAAATTCCAGCTAACTTGCCACTCTTACCTTCGCAAATGGAAGTTGATTATAAACTAATCAATCGAAAACCCATTTTACCAAGTGAAAATGAGCTCAATCAGAATAAGCGCTCGCAGAGTTCAAAACTGAGAGTGATTGAACGAAGAAAAAAATAG
- the ftsL gene encoding cell division protein FtsL gives MATSEYAEQVYNQAVEIQNPNPNPHPVPVNPTVTAPRRKYKKWSKEITALVAIMITAIILVFLSLLTQVTISNQNRQLQDLQDRSLVISMENDNLSQEVQELSQYSRIMEIAETMGLEMNEANVRNVMR, from the coding sequence GTGGCAACATCAGAATATGCGGAACAAGTATACAATCAAGCTGTCGAAATCCAAAACCCAAACCCAAACCCACATCCTGTTCCTGTTAACCCTACCGTAACCGCACCACGCCGGAAATATAAAAAATGGAGCAAAGAAATTACCGCACTTGTCGCAATTATGATTACAGCAATTATTTTAGTTTTCTTAAGTTTATTGACACAAGTGACTATTTCTAATCAGAATCGTCAATTACAGGATTTACAGGATCGCAGTTTAGTTATTTCAATGGAAAATGATAATTTATCACAAGAAGTTCAAGAGTTATCTCAATATAGTCGAATTATGGAAATTGCTGAGACGATGGGTCTTGAAATGAATGAAGCAAACGTAAGGAATGTCATGAGATGA
- a CDS encoding penicillin-binding transpeptidase domain-containing protein translates to MKNNNNPQKNRRNMTRVLMLFTGVIFLIFATRFSMIMMTKTVNGENLSERIENLYTRSSILPAKRGTIYDIGGNPIALDATSYSLIGVLTDKWSNEDQPNHIIEKEKTAEALAKHIDLSKSELLEILNQTERDQVEFGEPGMNLTYGEKIKIEEEKLPGIVFQETPSRLYPNGVFASHLVGYAAISEESKEAADQVLTGFMGVEEEFDKQLKGTDGEVIRQQDSQGYALPGMEMILEEPTDGKDIYMTLDLRLQTYLESLITTAFEESEPKSMTAMLVNAKTGAIEAATQRPSFNATTMEGVDLKWQNLLVEETFEPGSTFKVLTIAAAINEGVFQPQETYQSGSIAVEGGIISDFNKIGWGEISYLEGFARSSNVAVVKLIEKMGFDVWESYMQAFGISTSTNSGLSNEAKGHYNFDYPLEQANTAFGQGVTVTPFQLVQAFTAISNGGTMMKIHYIDKIVDPKTKEVQKIEPEELASPITPETAKAVLNYLTEVVYTDYGTASAYQIDNARVGVKTGTAELVNPETGMYYTGTYEYLYSAIGFAPIEDPEYILYVTLELPQNNEPKVFVDYLSEVFNPLMTRAVSYAQLGNEDQEETVQAQIPKVTQLSKEEAITKLEEDGFGLISTIGTGSRIVQQYPAQMVPTLLNQRIILMTEGAMTMPDVSGWSRDDVLKVSELTGVNFQFKGEGFVSEQDLPAGYLLDTKKTIHITLE, encoded by the coding sequence ATGAAAAATAATAACAATCCGCAAAAAAACCGACGTAATATGACGCGTGTTTTAATGCTCTTCACCGGAGTAATCTTTCTTATCTTTGCTACCCGGTTTTCAATGATTATGATGACGAAAACAGTGAATGGCGAAAATTTAAGTGAACGGATTGAGAACTTGTATACTAGAAGTAGCATTCTACCAGCAAAAAGGGGAACTATCTATGATATAGGTGGGAATCCAATTGCTCTGGATGCTACTTCTTATTCATTAATCGGTGTTTTAACTGATAAATGGAGCAATGAAGACCAACCTAATCACATTATTGAGAAAGAAAAAACGGCAGAAGCATTAGCGAAGCATATTGACTTGAGTAAAAGTGAATTATTAGAAATTTTGAATCAAACAGAAAGAGACCAAGTTGAATTTGGTGAACCGGGTATGAATTTAACGTATGGCGAAAAAATTAAAATTGAAGAAGAGAAGCTACCAGGAATTGTCTTCCAAGAGACACCTTCTCGACTCTATCCAAATGGAGTTTTTGCTTCGCATTTGGTTGGATACGCTGCTATTAGTGAGGAATCGAAAGAAGCAGCTGATCAAGTGTTGACTGGTTTTATGGGCGTTGAAGAAGAATTTGATAAACAATTAAAAGGAACCGATGGCGAAGTTATAAGACAACAAGATTCACAAGGTTATGCTTTACCTGGTATGGAGATGATTTTGGAAGAGCCAACGGATGGTAAGGATATTTATATGACTTTGGACTTACGGTTGCAAACCTATTTAGAATCTCTTATAACTACTGCATTTGAAGAGTCAGAACCCAAATCCATGACTGCAATGCTCGTAAATGCTAAAACAGGTGCAATTGAGGCGGCAACGCAACGACCAAGTTTTAATGCAACCACAATGGAGGGCGTTGACCTGAAATGGCAAAATTTGCTCGTAGAGGAGACATTTGAACCTGGGTCAACCTTCAAGGTTCTCACAATCGCTGCAGCTATAAATGAAGGTGTCTTTCAGCCGCAGGAAACCTATCAGTCTGGTTCTATTGCTGTTGAAGGTGGAATTATTTCAGATTTTAACAAAATTGGCTGGGGCGAAATCTCGTATTTAGAAGGATTCGCTCGTTCAAGTAATGTGGCAGTGGTAAAATTAATTGAAAAAATGGGCTTTGATGTTTGGGAATCTTATATGCAAGCATTTGGTATCTCAACAAGCACGAATTCGGGACTGTCCAATGAAGCGAAAGGTCACTACAATTTCGATTATCCCTTAGAACAAGCCAATACAGCGTTTGGCCAAGGTGTAACGGTCACACCTTTCCAATTAGTACAAGCTTTCACCGCGATTTCCAATGGCGGAACGATGATGAAAATTCACTATATTGACAAAATTGTTGACCCAAAAACAAAGGAAGTACAAAAAATAGAACCAGAAGAATTAGCATCTCCTATCACCCCTGAAACAGCAAAAGCTGTCTTGAATTATTTAACGGAAGTTGTTTATACAGACTACGGAACAGCCTCTGCTTATCAAATTGATAATGCACGAGTAGGTGTAAAAACAGGGACAGCTGAATTAGTAAATCCCGAAACTGGGATGTACTACACAGGTACTTACGAATACCTCTATTCAGCAATTGGTTTTGCTCCAATCGAAGACCCAGAGTATATTTTATATGTTACTTTGGAACTTCCACAAAATAATGAACCGAAAGTTTTCGTCGATTATTTATCAGAAGTTTTCAATCCTTTAATGACACGGGCAGTGTCCTATGCACAATTAGGTAACGAGGATCAAGAAGAAACAGTTCAAGCACAAATTCCCAAAGTCACTCAATTATCAAAAGAAGAAGCCATTACAAAGTTAGAAGAAGATGGCTTTGGTTTAATTAGCACAATTGGTACCGGCAGTCGTATTGTCCAACAATATCCGGCACAAATGGTTCCAACCTTACTTAACCAAAGGATTATATTGATGACCGAAGGAGCAATGACGATGCCAGATGTGAGTGGCTGGTCCCGTGATGATGTTTTAAAAGTTTCTGAATTAACAGGTGTTAATTTTCAATTTAAAGGAGAAGGATTTGTTAGTGAACAAGATTTACCAGCTGGCTATCTTTTAGATACCAAAAAGACAATCCATATTACTTTAGAATAA
- the mraY gene encoding phospho-N-acetylmuramoyl-pentapeptide-transferase produces MHWTEMLLPPVFSFALTVSIMPIFIGYLRMRQFGQTTREEGPLWHEVKSGTPTMGGAIFVLSAAIILIGMAFWQNVLNVSTFMLLFVLLFFAVIGFWDDFIKVFKKQNEGLTSKQKFIAQLAGSAIFVMLFYFSGSEPILSLPFVGSVANWLLFAIFTIIWITGFSNAVNLTDGLDGLVAGTATIAYSAYAYIAYLQNQIEVLLFCLVIIGGLVGFFFFNKKPAKIFMGDVGSLSLGAGLAVVSLALHQEWSLLIIGLIFVIETASVILQVGSFKLRGKRIFKMSPIHHHFEMSGWSEWRVVITFWLVGLVGAILGLLLIL; encoded by the coding sequence ATGCACTGGACAGAAATGTTATTGCCACCAGTATTTAGTTTTGCACTAACGGTTAGTATTATGCCGATATTTATAGGGTATTTGCGAATGCGTCAATTTGGTCAGACGACAAGAGAAGAAGGGCCATTATGGCATGAAGTAAAATCAGGAACTCCCACTATGGGAGGTGCCATTTTTGTTTTATCGGCGGCAATTATTTTAATTGGTATGGCATTTTGGCAAAACGTCTTAAATGTTTCCACTTTTATGTTGCTTTTTGTCCTCTTGTTTTTTGCCGTTATCGGTTTTTGGGATGATTTTATAAAAGTCTTTAAAAAACAGAATGAAGGACTAACCTCAAAACAAAAATTTATCGCTCAGCTTGCTGGGTCTGCAATTTTTGTCATGCTGTTTTATTTTAGTGGATCAGAACCGATTTTAAGTTTACCTTTTGTTGGTTCAGTTGCAAATTGGTTACTTTTTGCCATTTTTACTATCATATGGATTACTGGCTTTTCAAATGCAGTGAATTTAACGGATGGCTTAGATGGTTTGGTAGCTGGAACAGCAACAATCGCTTATAGTGCCTATGCTTATATTGCTTATCTACAAAATCAAATTGAAGTATTACTCTTCTGTCTAGTCATTATTGGTGGCTTAGTTGGTTTCTTTTTCTTTAATAAAAAGCCGGCCAAAATCTTTATGGGAGACGTTGGGTCCTTATCGTTAGGGGCCGGGCTTGCAGTGGTTTCTCTGGCTTTGCATCAAGAATGGTCTTTATTGATAATTGGTCTTATCTTTGTCATTGAAACAGCGAGTGTTATTTTGCAAGTAGGTTCATTTAAATTAAGAGGGAAACGTATTTTTAAAATGAGTCCAATCCATCATCATTTTGAAATGAGTGGTTGGAGTGAGTGGCGAGTAGTTATTACATTTTGGCTAGTTGGATTAGTAGGAGCTATACTGGGCCTTTTGTTAATTCTATAA
- the murD gene encoding UDP-N-acetylmuramoyl-L-alanine--D-glutamate ligase — translation MLERNRFKNKKVLVLGLAVSGFHAAKLLHELGADVTVNDAKDLSENADAQELLATGIPVVSGYHPTDLLDDTFSFVIKNPGIPYSNEMIKQALSLGIPIFTDIELAYEIIKAPIIAITGSNGKTTTTTMVHEILNLNRQSGIAYKAGNIGIPATTISKEALPEDDVVMELSSFQLMGIDTFHPHIAVITNITSSHLDYHGSREAYVAAKWRITMNQTPEDYLILNWDQKELQELAQTSQAKIIPFSRKEVLLQGAYVKEDWLYFKEEKIMPVEAIGVPGIHNIENALAALAVAKIKGASNQSIFEALAAFGGVKHRIQFVTEIKERSFYNDSKSTNILAAQTALESFPDKPIIFLAGGLNRGDNFDALIPYLTNVKAMIVFGQTAKKLKDIAVQAGIETIIEVEDVAAAVPKAYQISDSGDIILLSPACASWDQYKNFEERGDVFIQAVEGLLEKEKEEA, via the coding sequence ATGTTGGAACGTAATCGGTTTAAAAATAAAAAGGTATTGGTTCTTGGTTTAGCTGTGAGTGGGTTTCATGCTGCAAAATTACTGCATGAACTAGGAGCAGATGTTACCGTCAATGACGCAAAGGATTTATCAGAAAATGCAGATGCACAAGAACTCCTAGCAACTGGTATTCCCGTTGTATCTGGCTACCATCCAACTGATTTATTGGATGACACCTTCTCTTTTGTCATTAAAAATCCGGGTATTCCTTATTCTAACGAGATGATAAAGCAAGCTTTATCATTGGGAATTCCAATCTTTACGGATATAGAACTCGCTTATGAAATTATCAAAGCACCCATAATTGCGATTACCGGATCGAACGGAAAAACGACTACAACGACTATGGTTCATGAAATATTAAACTTAAATCGTCAATCTGGTATTGCTTATAAAGCTGGCAACATTGGTATCCCAGCAACAACCATTTCAAAAGAAGCTTTACCTGAAGACGATGTTGTCATGGAGTTGTCAAGTTTTCAACTAATGGGAATTGATACCTTTCATCCCCATATCGCTGTCATTACGAACATTACGTCTTCACATTTAGACTACCACGGCTCCCGTGAGGCATATGTTGCTGCTAAATGGCGTATAACTATGAATCAAACTCCAGAAGATTACCTCATTTTGAATTGGGACCAAAAAGAGCTACAAGAACTGGCGCAAACTAGCCAAGCAAAAATTATTCCTTTTTCTCGTAAAGAAGTTTTATTGCAAGGAGCTTATGTAAAAGAAGATTGGCTCTATTTTAAAGAAGAAAAAATAATGCCGGTAGAAGCCATCGGTGTACCCGGTATTCATAACATCGAAAATGCTTTGGCTGCTTTAGCAGTAGCTAAAATAAAAGGTGCTAGTAACCAATCAATATTTGAAGCTTTAGCGGCGTTTGGAGGCGTAAAACACCGCATCCAATTTGTAACAGAAATAAAGGAACGTTCCTTCTACAATGACTCTAAATCCACAAACATTTTAGCAGCGCAAACAGCTTTAGAAAGTTTTCCTGATAAACCAATTATATTTCTGGCTGGCGGACTGAATCGTGGGGATAATTTCGATGCTTTAATTCCATATCTCACGAACGTCAAGGCTATGATTGTTTTTGGTCAAACAGCAAAAAAACTAAAAGATATTGCGGTACAAGCGGGGATCGAAACAATTATAGAAGTTGAAGATGTCGCAGCGGCCGTTCCTAAAGCTTATCAAATAAGTGATTCTGGTGATATTATTTTATTGTCTCCGGCTTGTGCAAGCTGGGATCAATATAAAAACTTTGAAGAGCGTGGGGACGTTTTTATCCAAGCTGTCGAAGGTCTGTTAGAAAAAGAAAAGGAGGAGGCATAA
- the murG gene encoding undecaprenyldiphospho-muramoylpentapeptide beta-N-acetylglucosaminyltransferase, which translates to MRILLSGGGTGGHIYPALALMRQIKKQDPQAEFLYVGTERGLESTIVPKTGLKFQSVEIQGLRRSFSLENIKTLYLMLTSVQKSKKIIRAFKPDVVVGTGGYVCAPVLYAAHRLDIPTIIHEQNSVAGVTNKFLAPYVNNIAICFEDVRSDFSKYAKKVVYTGNPRAQEVVDSEEITSLSTFHLKDDLPTVLVFGGSRGAEKINQSMVEAAPFFEGKAYQAILVTGQRHYEEIKTQLSGLNSVVDNVKVVPYVDNMPALFRSVDLVVCRSGATTLIELTALGIPSVLIPSPYVTANHQLKNAESLAKKGAAQIIEEEALSGDSLFSKIDSLLQDDQVRMEMSQQAISLGVPDAADRLFKVIQSLIE; encoded by the coding sequence ATGAGAATTCTCTTATCAGGAGGCGGGACGGGTGGACATATATACCCAGCATTGGCCTTGATGCGTCAAATAAAAAAGCAAGATCCTCAAGCAGAATTCTTATATGTAGGCACAGAGCGTGGTTTAGAAAGTACGATTGTTCCTAAAACGGGTCTTAAATTTCAATCTGTTGAAATCCAAGGCTTGCGTCGTTCTTTTTCCTTAGAAAATATAAAAACCCTTTACTTAATGCTAACAAGTGTTCAAAAATCAAAAAAAATTATTCGTGCGTTTAAACCAGACGTTGTAGTAGGGACTGGTGGATATGTATGCGCACCTGTTCTTTATGCCGCTCACCGACTTGATATTCCTACAATCATTCACGAACAGAACTCAGTCGCTGGTGTGACTAATAAGTTTTTAGCGCCTTATGTTAATAACATTGCTATTTGTTTTGAGGATGTTCGTTCAGATTTTTCTAAGTATGCAAAAAAAGTTGTTTATACTGGAAATCCTCGTGCTCAAGAAGTAGTTGATAGCGAAGAGATTACTTCTTTAAGTACCTTTCATTTAAAAGATGACTTACCAACGGTTCTTGTATTTGGCGGGAGTCGTGGAGCAGAAAAAATCAATCAGTCAATGGTGGAAGCTGCTCCTTTTTTTGAAGGAAAAGCCTATCAAGCGATTTTAGTAACCGGGCAAAGGCATTATGAAGAGATTAAGACACAATTATCGGGGTTAAATTCGGTAGTAGACAATGTAAAAGTCGTTCCCTATGTTGATAACATGCCCGCTTTATTTCGTAGTGTAGATCTGGTTGTTTGTCGCAGTGGTGCAACAACTCTAATAGAATTGACAGCCTTAGGTATTCCCAGCGTTTTAATTCCTAGTCCTTATGTCACAGCTAACCATCAATTAAAAAATGCTGAAAGTCTGGCAAAAAAAGGCGCAGCTCAAATTATTGAAGAAGAGGCCCTTTCAGGTGATAGCCTCTTTTCGAAAATTGATTCTTTGTTACAAGATGACCAAGTTCGAATGGAAATGTCACAACAAGCAATTAGCCTAGGAGTACCCGATGCAGCAGATCGCCTATTTAAGGTGATCCAATCTTTAATCGAGTAA